A single region of the Chryseobacterium sp. 6424 genome encodes:
- a CDS encoding helix-turn-helix transcriptional regulator: protein MAQNKNAQIRYKALDKCFANQYRKFYIDDLIDYCSDILSHHYAQETTVSRRQMFDDMDFMKSEAGFDAPIESVKDGRKVFYRYSDPEFTILKKPLNPAEMDSLQEALETLSRMNNIPGFDWVNSLQTKLQSGISTGKQRHQIISFEENEFLKGLEFLNPLYQFILNNQCISITYKGFSADKENVFTVSPYYLKQYNNRWFLFGLNHQVRKIQNLALDRIISIQSGDSDFEVSSINFTDYFEDIVGVSNDMEKKPEKILIQLSDSILPYIISKPLHGSQKIRGKILEINVKLNYELTSLILSFGDNMKVLEPDNLVKELKGKIKKLISFY from the coding sequence ATGGCTCAAAATAAAAATGCTCAGATAAGATACAAAGCTTTGGACAAATGCTTTGCAAACCAGTACAGAAAATTCTACATCGATGATTTAATTGATTATTGTTCCGATATTCTTTCCCATCATTATGCTCAGGAAACTACGGTTTCCCGCCGCCAGATGTTTGACGATATGGATTTCATGAAAAGCGAGGCCGGTTTTGATGCGCCAATTGAAAGTGTAAAAGACGGCCGAAAAGTTTTTTACCGATATTCAGACCCTGAATTTACAATTCTTAAAAAACCCCTAAATCCCGCAGAAATGGATTCCCTACAGGAAGCCTTGGAAACGCTTAGTCGCATGAATAATATACCGGGGTTCGACTGGGTAAATTCTCTGCAGACAAAACTGCAATCTGGCATTAGTACAGGAAAGCAAAGACATCAGATCATAAGTTTCGAAGAAAATGAATTCTTAAAAGGGCTGGAATTTCTTAATCCTTTGTATCAGTTTATACTAAATAATCAATGCATATCAATTACCTACAAAGGATTTAGTGCAGATAAGGAAAATGTTTTTACAGTTTCTCCTTATTATCTGAAGCAGTACAATAACCGCTGGTTTCTGTTTGGGCTAAACCATCAGGTGAGGAAAATCCAGAATCTGGCTTTAGACCGTATTATTAGTATTCAATCTGGTGACTCGGATTTTGAAGTCAGCTCCATAAATTTCACAGATTATTTTGAAGATATTGTGGGAGTTAGTAATGATATGGAAAAGAAACCGGAAAAAATATTGATTCAGCTTTCCGATTCCATTTTACCATATATCATATCCAAACCACTTCATGGATCACAAAAAATTAGAGGCAAAATTTTGGAAATTAATGTAAAACTAAATTATGAACTCACATCTCTCATTTTGTCATTTGGAGATAATATGAAAGTCTTGGAACCGGATAACTTAGTCAAAGAATTGAAAGGAAAGATCAAAAAATTAATTAGTTTTTATTAA
- a CDS encoding DUF3696 domain-containing protein, which translates to MKIGLQNFRIFKDYQSFNIKPIVLLTGPNNSGKSAFTKLLELLKLGVDNLELKIGRHNLGEFENAVNWQSEVKEFQIDFSSNFKFFKSDLTTKLTFRDGAVKKMEIGDSETAFFEFQIYTAIATHPEDITGTVSWDSLILKINYKKIIDCFFEKDIDIVSGISGRKVSYNKLSTYPYSTDAISFHNYRSPESILSIDYPRIYDSENEEERDGLSFKTSFIDLEYFPTVSLINSVVNKNIKNKNRYALYDIFVNDINVTDSLTDILIKVQDELLIKNFLEIPHYIPGDNFSLILKSTLMLPFKKIKEDFQEHLVKLKLFDESVDTLVLKENDIYRLLFNEKLVGWDWSDNDSGFTFFQQFPKQIQLFENYLKKVHFLSAQRGSTERVLLNNGNLEMNRVLIEYENISNKTNSKISPFIEKAFDIFEIKGKFEVKSFENTIMVPYMSVGGKEISFADLGFGFSQIVPIILQIAVSGNKFIGINSNENILIIEEPEANLHPNLQSKLADFFVLAVQTFPNLRLIIESHSEYIIRKLQYLTAKKELDTDATQIYYFNADEFVNEHEPKVKSININQNGTLTEDFGPGFYDEAIRLRYDLMKLNSEQLN; encoded by the coding sequence ATGAAAATTGGACTGCAAAATTTCAGAATATTTAAAGATTATCAGTCTTTTAATATCAAGCCAATTGTTCTGCTAACAGGACCTAATAATAGTGGAAAAAGTGCTTTTACCAAGCTGTTAGAGTTACTCAAATTAGGTGTCGACAATTTAGAGCTAAAAATAGGAAGACATAATCTTGGAGAATTTGAAAATGCGGTAAATTGGCAAAGCGAAGTTAAAGAGTTTCAAATTGATTTCTCATCAAATTTTAAATTTTTTAAGAGTGACCTTACAACTAAATTAACTTTCCGTGATGGGGCAGTTAAAAAAATGGAGATAGGTGATTCAGAAACTGCTTTTTTCGAATTTCAAATATATACAGCAATTGCTACACATCCCGAGGATATCACAGGCACAGTGAGTTGGGACAGTCTAATCCTAAAGATAAATTACAAAAAAATTATAGACTGTTTTTTTGAGAAGGACATAGATATTGTTTCCGGTATTAGCGGTAGAAAGGTAAGTTATAATAAATTGAGTACATATCCTTATTCAACAGATGCCATTTCTTTTCATAATTATAGAAGTCCTGAAAGTATCCTTAGTATAGATTATCCCAGAATTTATGATTCAGAGAATGAAGAAGAACGTGATGGCTTGTCATTTAAAACTTCTTTTATCGATCTGGAATACTTTCCAACTGTTTCTCTGATAAATAGTGTTGTAAATAAAAATATTAAAAATAAAAACAGGTACGCCCTATATGATATTTTCGTTAATGATATTAATGTTACTGATTCACTGACTGATATTTTAATTAAAGTACAAGATGAGCTGTTGATTAAAAACTTTTTAGAAATCCCACATTATATACCGGGTGATAATTTCTCACTAATTTTAAAAAGCACCTTAATGTTGCCATTTAAAAAAATTAAAGAAGATTTTCAGGAGCATCTCGTAAAATTGAAGCTATTTGACGAATCCGTTGATACATTGGTATTAAAGGAAAATGATATCTATAGATTGCTTTTTAATGAAAAATTGGTGGGTTGGGACTGGAGCGATAATGATTCCGGGTTTACTTTTTTTCAGCAATTTCCGAAACAGATCCAGCTTTTTGAAAACTATTTGAAAAAGGTTCACTTTTTAAGCGCGCAAAGAGGATCAACCGAAAGAGTGCTGTTAAACAATGGCAACTTGGAAATGAACAGAGTACTGATAGAGTATGAAAATATAAGTAACAAGACCAATTCCAAAATTTCGCCCTTTATAGAAAAAGCTTTTGATATTTTTGAAATCAAAGGAAAATTTGAAGTTAAAAGTTTTGAAAATACCATAATGGTTCCCTACATGTCAGTCGGTGGCAAAGAAATTTCTTTTGCAGATTTGGGATTTGGGTTTTCGCAGATTGTTCCTATTATTCTGCAGATTGCTGTTTCAGGTAATAAATTCATAGGAATCAACAGTAATGAAAATATTTTAATTATTGAAGAGCCGGAAGCTAATCTCCATCCAAATTTACAATCCAAACTGGCAGACTTCTTTGTTCTTGCGGTGCAAACCTTTCCAAATCTCCGTTTAATAATAGAATCACACAGCGAGTATATAATTAGAAAATTACAATATCTTACTGCAAAGAAAGAGCTGGATACCGATGCTACTCAGATTTACTATTTTAACGCTGATGAATTTGTAAATGAACACGAACCTAAAGTCAAGTCGATTAACATTAACCAAAATGGTACATTAACCGAAGACTTCGGCCCTGGATTTTACGACGAAGCCATCAGACTTCGATATGATTTAATGAAATTAAATAGCGAACAGCTAAATTAA